From one Triticum urartu cultivar G1812 chromosome 3, Tu2.1, whole genome shotgun sequence genomic stretch:
- the LOC125546665 gene encoding probable E3 ubiquitin-protein ligase HIP1 produces the protein MGSSPAQPSPAPDDTYVARKTNGKAGWRFCRRPHRSAAPTCATYPPACPPSVSASASRAHGKDSHVVADPHRPVGPGWAMARAWTQTFPGEEGEGRGGEGGARWPSLPTRRDGRYSFSASPTPAPTPLTLSRRYKYPSASSSPAQPPPSPSLPTHADKFVSSLRTTQPSRSSQPRRLPLPRRPPPPIWPDRAPDRPPPARRLRATRQGCFLAGHHLNHLQVPEMDHTQPRDGHGNEPVPLGQMLFEHSGSDAPLRLGPPGFGSMASRSNDVPSSSHATQFPGHRVVNLGTSHVSLVPYRTARSSGHVPYDAQPKPALSSHVDNRMVAMKRKNLLPSVEGMDAVDYYVGSSSNSHFSDFVQPNPSALTEPLHPQVPLSVGPSNWIDQRLVNQEGSQRNVRARHDSANVSLEPRPASTYTPSNNHQLPFHSATSAFVSTAAERNQAPFSVPTRTLPSGGTGITGRIYHHPMPMHSSSSSVAAAPTVHGSSNSAMFANAGFPAPRAVHGSGAAAAPTVHGSSDSAVFANGGFTAPRAVHGGAVPSYGHPSSTVSSGSRAFSHDAVIPNYPASTSTSIRINLPSPISTAASSRHARVSMAHASTGRNRFVDRSSFHLIAETQRVMMEQLAFYQQSRQAAADPHRDLRLNIDEMSYEELLALEESIGTVNTGLADEKISGCVKEVVCCSSDEEQDDEDDGRCLVCLEEYKDNDLLGILKCRHDFHTDCIKKWLQVKNACPVCKSAAA, from the exons ATGGGCTCCAGCCCAGCCCAGCCCAGCCCCGCGCCAGACGACACGTACGTGGCGCGCAAGACTAATGGCAAAGCTGGGTGGCGCTTTTGCCGTCGGCCCCACAGGTCAGCCGCGCCCACGTGCGCGACGTACCCCCCGGCGTGCCCGCCCTCCGTCAGCGCGAGCGCGAGCCGGGCGCACGGAAAAGACAGCCACGTCGTAGCTGACCCCCACCGACCCGTGGGCCCGGGATGGGCCATGGCCAGGGCGTGGACGCAGACCTTTCC TGgcgaggagggggaggggaggggaggggagggcgGGGCCCGCTGGCCCTCCCTTCCCACGCGACGCGACGGGCGCTACTCCTTCTCCGCCTCTCCAACGCCAGCGCCAACgcccctcaccctctcccgccgctataaatacccctctgcCTCGTCGTCCCCAGCCCAGCCCCCACCGTCTCCCTCCCTCCCCACCCACGCGGACAAATTTGTTTCTTCCCTGCGTACAACCCAGCCCAGCAGAAGCAGCCAGCCGcgccgcctccccctcccccgccgccCCCCGCCGCCGATCTGGCCGGATCGCGCCCCGGATCGGCCGCCGCCCGCGCGCAG GTTAAGGGCAACCAGACAGGGCTGTTTCTTGGCTGGACATCATCTGAACCATCTCCAAGTGCCAGAGATGGATCATACTCAACCCAGGGATGGGCATGGCAATGAACCTGTGCCTTTAG GTCAGATGCTTTTTGAGCATTCGGGTAGTGATGCACCCCTTAGACTTGGTCCTCCAGGCTTTGGGAGTATGGCAAGTAGATCAAATGACGTTCCATCTTCAAGTCATGCTACACAGTTTCCAGGTCATAGAGTTGTGAACCTAGGGACCTCACATGTTTCATTAGTTCCCTATCGCACTGCAAGATCCAGCGGCCATGTACCATATGATGCTCAGCCGAAACCTGCCCTAAGTTCCCATGTGGACAACAGAATGGTTGCAATGAAGCGAAAGAACCTCCTTCCTTCAGTGGAGGGAATGGACGCTGTTGACTATTATGTTGGCAGCTCTTCCAACAGTCACTTCTCTGATTTTGTGCAGCCAAATCCTAGTGCACTTACTGAGCCCTTGCATCCGCAAGTGCCTTTAAGCGTTGGTCCAAGCAACTGGATTGACCAACGCTTAGTTAATCAAGAAGGATCTCAGAGGAATGTCAGAGCACGTCATGATAGTGCTAATGTTTCGTTGGAACCTAGGCCAGCTTCAACTTACACACCAAGTAACAATCATCAGCTGCCATTCCATTCAGCCACAAGTGCTTTCGTAAGTACGGCAGCAGAAAGGAACCAAGCACCTTTTTCTGTGCCAACAAGAACATTACCTTCAG GTGGCACTGGGATCACTGGTAGGATCTACCATCATCCTATGCCTATGCATAGCAGCAGCTCAAGTGTCGCTGCTGCCCCAACTGTCCATGGTTCTTCAAACAGTGCGATGTTTGCCAATGCTGGCTTTCCTGCTCCTAGAGCTGTTCATGGCTCAGGTGCTGCTGCTGCCCCAACTGTCCATGGATCTTCAGACAGTGCGGTATTTGCTAATGGTGGCTTTACTGCTCCTAGAGCTGTTCATGGTGGCGCCGTTCCTAGCTACGGCCATCCATCCTCCACAGTTTCCTCTGGCTCAAGAGCATTTTCCCATGATGCAGTCATTCCGAACTATCCTGCTTCTACCTCTACATCCATTAGGATCAATCTGCCATCTCCTATCAGTACTGCGGCATCTTCTAGGCATGCAAGGGTATCCATGGCACATGCCAGCACTGGAAGGAATAGATTCGTAGATAGGAGCTCATTCCATTTGATCGCTGAGACACAG CGGGTTATGATGGAGCAGTTGGCTTTCTATCAACAATCAAGACAAGCAGCTGCTGACCCCCACAGGGACTTGAGACTGAACATTGATGAAATGAGTTATGAG GAACTGTTGGCCTTGGAGGAATCCATAGGTACTGTGAACACCGGCCTTGCCGACGAAAAGATTTCAGGTTGTGTGAAAGAAGTGGTCTGTTGCAGTTCTGATGAGGAGCAAGACGACGAAGATGATGGGCGCTGTCTAGTCTGCCTG GAGGAGTACAAAGACAATGATCTCCTAGGGATACTGAAGTGCAGGCACGACTTCCACACCGACTGCATCAAGAAGTGGTTGCAAGTGaagaacgcatgcccggtatgcaaATCCGCCGCGGCTTAG